A region of Maritimibacter sp. DP1N21-5 DNA encodes the following proteins:
- a CDS encoding porin: MKKILLASTMLVGTAGVAAADVSFTGAAWTGLSYNVTTSTLYPEISALFTAGMMTTTDGGLEVGASVTTLAAGAVMQKDPGDAQFGTNDWPLTSGVVLGASVYMSGSWGRLDIAYDTNADDNTGPATPGFVATHPGVSADPDITATYTNTWGNFDLAVYGVLVPVGSAATTMGDFGAMGTYNFGDYAVWVAYDYDRSDAPGQPHTISAGAEASISGFTGAAEVAYNFGNPAPFSWAVSAGYETGPYSVEAFFNSDREYGVEAAYDLGGGVAIEAGFAHSNGVNSPVANVVYGGVSMRF; encoded by the coding sequence ATGAAAAAGATTCTCCTTGCTTCGACGATGCTGGTGGGTACCGCCGGTGTTGCCGCTGCTGACGTGTCGTTCACCGGCGCCGCCTGGACCGGCCTGTCGTACAACGTCACCACTTCCACCCTGTACCCGGAAATCTCGGCGCTCTTCACCGCCGGCATGATGACCACCACCGACGGTGGCCTCGAAGTGGGTGCTTCTGTGACCACGCTCGCCGCTGGCGCCGTGATGCAGAAAGACCCGGGCGACGCTCAATTCGGCACCAACGACTGGCCGCTGACGTCCGGCGTTGTGCTCGGTGCGTCGGTCTACATGTCCGGCTCCTGGGGCCGCCTTGACATTGCCTACGACACCAACGCTGACGACAACACTGGTCCGGCCACTCCTGGCTTTGTTGCGACTCACCCGGGTGTCTCGGCCGACCCCGACATCACCGCGACCTACACCAACACTTGGGGCAACTTCGACCTCGCGGTGTACGGCGTGCTGGTTCCGGTCGGCTCGGCTGCCACCACCATGGGTGACTTCGGCGCCATGGGCACCTACAACTTCGGCGACTATGCCGTTTGGGTTGCCTATGACTACGACCGTTCGGACGCTCCCGGTCAGCCGCACACGATCTCGGCTGGTGCCGAAGCTTCGATCTCCGGCTTCACCGGCGCCGCTGAAGTTGCTTACAACTTCGGCAACCCGGCCCCCTTCTCGTGGGCTGTGTCGGCTGGCTACGAAACCGGCCCCTACTCGGTTGAAGCTTTCTTCAACTCCGACCGTGAATACGGTGTGGAAGCTGCCTACGACCTCGGCGGCGGTGTGGCCATCGAAGCTGGCTTCGCCCACTCGAACGGCGTGAACTCGCCGGTCGCCAACGTCGTCTACGGCGGCGTGTCGATGCGCTTCTAA
- a CDS encoding DUF3576 domain-containing protein, with protein sequence MHKGRIVAKAGLMVSLMALTACSGGMGNFLGGNGARQGTPDAIAIPQRPDRATQRDNGDTIWDLFADRDDPNTTVEVNKYLWNASLDVLSFMPVESADPFTGVLVFGYGVPPGGGQAYRATVHVSDPALDARGLHVALQSRGGQSVSTETQHKIEDAILHRARQLRVQDINL encoded by the coding sequence ATGCATAAAGGTCGCATAGTGGCGAAAGCGGGGCTCATGGTCAGCCTGATGGCTCTCACGGCCTGCTCTGGCGGCATGGGCAATTTCCTTGGCGGCAATGGCGCGCGGCAGGGCACACCCGATGCGATCGCGATCCCGCAGCGCCCCGATCGCGCCACTCAGCGCGACAATGGCGACACGATCTGGGACCTCTTCGCAGACCGCGACGACCCGAACACCACCGTCGAAGTGAACAAATACCTCTGGAACGCCTCGCTCGACGTTCTGTCCTTCATGCCCGTCGAAAGCGCCGATCCCTTCACGGGCGTTCTGGTCTTCGGTTACGGCGTTCCGCCCGGCGGCGGTCAGGCCTATCGCGCCACGGTCCATGTGTCGGACCCGGCGCTCGATGCACGCGGGCTTCACGTGGCGCTGCAATCACGTGGCGGCCAGTCGGTGTCGACCGAAACCCAGCACAAGATCGAGGACGCGATCCTGCACCGCGCCCGCCAGCTCCGGGTTCAGGACATCAACCTGTAA